TGAGAGAGTTCATATTCTTTATCATTTGAATGATCCACTGATGCAGCTTTTACTTCCTTCACTTCACTTCCTGACACAGCTAGTTTTGTTTCTTTGGGTTTATCTTTTGAGACATACTTGTAACATTCGTCAGAAGCTTCTACCTTTTTTACTTTCAAGGTACATTTTAAACATTTTTCTACATTAATATTTCCACTCAAGAAACAATCTGAAGCTATTGCGTCACATTTTTctatagaaataaaaaaataaaacacataacataataataaataaataaataaatatatatatatatatatatatatatatatatatatatatatatatatgtatatatttttagtataaatttaatatatgtgtaattcCACAATTCtcctttttatcattatttttatcttacCAGGCAAATTATTTCCTAAACTATAATCTTTACTTTCCATTAAATAAGACGTTCCTTCTATGGATAGGGTATGTACTTGTATTGAGGTTATTGTTTGATCTAATTTTGGTAActtgtataattttatatctacTGTATTTTCTTCAGATTTTTCtgtaattaattaataaaagaaatatatatacatatatatatatatatatatataataattgaaTATGTATGAGAATATctccatataatattatacacataatatttattttttattaattacgTGGAGTAGCAGATTTCTCTTCGTATACTTTCCATTTTATTGTTAGTATATcatctttaaaatataatacaaatttaAATGTTTGGTTTTTTCCAGATTCACATTTATTCTTTAACATACTTTTATCTTTTGCAAAATCTATTCTTTTAGTTAATTTCAAAAATTTTACATCCAACTGAAtgttattttcttttgtttcaacgtttatgaatatatgtgGAACAAGAAATAATTGAAAATTTGCATTACATGAACCAGTAACCTTTACTCCTTTGTAATGTTTTAAGAAAGCAGATTTTACATCAATTGATTTAGGAGGACTTGGAAGAGTGCTAGTACCTTGGGGTGAGTCGGAAGGATTATTAGAATTTTGACCAAAAGTATTAGCAGGAGTACCTTGGCTTACAACATTACCACCATTGGTACTTTCTTTATTGGATTCTTGTGATTGTTTCTCTACGCTTGAACCTGGTGATTCAGAAGAACTACCCTTTTGAGATCCAGATGCAGGTGTAGTAGAGGATGAATTTTTAGGATTTTGAGAACCTTCCTTGGTACTCTCGTCCACTGTTGTACATTTTATGTCATTTTTACAAAACAAGACACCTATAtggaataaattataaatataaaaaatatatatatgtatatataacattttagtttttaatttaatctatccatattttttataacatttcaaaatcaatatttatatacatttattttaggtattaaataatacaccatgaattatattaattttttttttttttttttttatcttatatatatatatatatattacacaaTATTAGAAATAAGGAAATACTGAACTTCATTTTGGTGTatagtattaatataaaataattatattttttccgtttttataattcttattttattattattatattaaaccATTATTTGGTTCTTTATAAAGATCGTTAAAATaactttattaaaataaaattatttttattaatatttattagtattatatatatatatatatatatatatatataattttttttttttttttttttttttttttttttttttttttggtattattaatattatattattattattttattttaaatcatattgttttgaaaaaatattttcctttatttttaaagtgCATATACATGTACATTATGTTAGATTATATCTGTACATGTACATTGAACAAATTTAtacttaataaaaatatgatatcaCATGTATCTGAATAATAATTAAGTAATATCTTAtcattttcaatatatttgaaaaatgaaagagaaaaaatatatataaaataaaatatatatatatatatatatatatatatatatatatttttaactaTTAAAATTTATCATTCATttctaaaaaattaaatattaaaaagaatatatattaaatataaaaaggtatttcacatataaatatataaacacgtggttatatattttgattcaTTTGAgacaatatattaataaatagtaatgttttttttttttttttttttttttttttttttataattatgagaatatttttaaatttactaaattttaatattatgacttattaaaaattttttgtatCTTTTGTATTCTTCTCAGAAAAAGATGATATTGcattttacattatttaatatatatatatatatatatatatatatatatatatatttttttttttatacataacaGAAGAAGCATTCATTTGTGTTTTTTAATTTAGCTAGACAATATCCTGGGGAAGGCTTATTTTTACAATTCTCCCAATTTTCTTCACAAAATTTCACACATTCTTCTTGTTTTTCAGGATTTACAGCATAAGTTCTAGAACATACGTGATCACCACCAATATTGTCagaattatcatatttaacTAATCCCATCTTTATTCTgctatttttaatatgttttaaaaCATGAAATATTTGAGCTTTTCTACTTTTTTCTGCAGCTGTAGGGGATACAATTGATGGAGTTCGTGAATTTCCCGGAGCAGAGGTACCTTCATGGTTAGGAATTTGTACTGAAGGAGGTTGTAGAGATGTAGCTCTTGGATTTGGTAAACTTCTTTGATCATTTGTATCTACTACAGAAGATGATGTGTTTGGTTTTCCATCGGTTGATACAGGTAATGCTACACCGTCATCTTTAGATTCTCCTTGTTTCGTAATTTTTCCACCCGTACTTTGATTTGAACTTATAGCTCCATTTGCATTCGAACGCTGACCTTGATTTTCCTCAGAATTTCCTTTTCCCTCCCCACGTAGATGTCCTGCCTCAGATGCGGGCAGTTTTCCTTCTCCAATAGGATCTGTAGTTTCTTGCCCCCAAATcaaattgttattatataatgtattatgCAATACCTCACTCCATGTACTTATTGGTGACACGTAGttttcaaaattataatttttatagtaAATGTTGTGGTAAAAATCTGGAGAGTTTTTCAAGTAAgacttatatatatcatgctCCTTCTTatcaaaattttcatttacaGGTACTTCAACATTAAATACTACTACACTATGAATGAAATTATCTTCACATGTTGGTGGTCCATACATATCAACTTTAAAGTAACCATCGTCTCCCCAATATTTACCCCAACTATTTCTTACAATCCAATAAGATTTTTTCTCacctttattatttatataattaccaTAACCAACAATATTAACTGCATGATCAGGTTTTTTATCACCACATAAGTTTTGAACTTTCTTTCCGTTTAGTTCATAACCCAAAACATTTTTAGCTTTTACATAAGCAATAACTGAACCTTTGTTCATTATTTCatctttaattaatttaacaAATGAATCTATATCTTTCTGAAATACTTCACTTTCATAGGCAATATATCCTTTAGTACCGACAGAAAAAGGTGCATTGTTATATTCTAATACTTTTGTATTTTCGAATACATTATCCCAATCATTTTGTACTTGTGGACATACATCTCCAACTTTAGATTGATCATATGGATAATTAGATTCTGTTGGCAAGAATCCCTTTTCTTCAATGGTTTCTAAGAACACTAAAGGATTCGATCCTTCAGTACATACAtcgttatttttatttttaagacAATTTGTTACATATAATACAGATGCATTTAGAGGTTCATATCCTTTCATACATTTAATAGTTTCTAAATGGTATATAGAAGCAAAGGCCCATGATAAGGCACAATTCTTTTGATCTTCTACATTTATTTTGgatatacaattattatgatcTTTTAACCTATTACAATATTCACGATTACAATATAAACTATCTGCATAATTATATGATGAGTAACTTGTATCTACTGGGAATTTTGTTAAATCAACAATTCCattttcatcttcttcaAAAATGTTTTccttaatataattttccttattcttattaaacttatttaaagaatattttaattgtGGTAATACTAATcctgttttatttttcatccAATCATTTGCATTTTTTAAACACAATacttcatttttcattttatgatAAAGTACATA
This sequence is a window from Plasmodium falciparum 3D7 genome assembly, chromosome: 2. Protein-coding genes within it:
- a CDS encoding serine repeat antigen 2, translating into MKFHISFFLILYIVFFKNTIKSETTTDESATGSLSSDGSRVTTQARIEKPKQQPTLPTLAQETQPQQQQQQKEVGSGIGAEQKVESARPGAEVSQSDVERAGRSSGTGGSVGTKISPGSQGQGKVAGPQLPRLPQLPQSFEQSRNQQSSPVTPKRNGISPTNAKSPESVLPPAQSFTNLNKSTIPHTIPIKSSFLKYYKGVKITGSCGVQFQLVIVPHLFIYVETKENNIQLEPRFMKLNERIDFEKDKSNLKNKCDVNKKQSFKFILYLQHDLITIKWKVYEEKPDTTTRIAPGQVDLNVDVKRYKLPKLDQPVISIQIHSLAQDGETYLMESKDYNLEDQIPEKCEAIASDCFLSGNVDIEKCLQCTLLVIKADKNDECLKYVSKNVKDRFEEILTKGEDDADSDEYDFIAPANYILKNIYKKNDTNGKKELLHFKDINNNLKLELINYCNLLKDNDVSGILTYEKLGNVQDIFNNLTKLLEEHKEENNYVLYHKMKNEVLCLKNANDWMKNKTGLVLPQLKYSLNKFNKNKENYIKENIFEEDENGIVDLTKFPVDTSYSSYNYADSLYCNREYCNRLKDHNNCISKINVEDQKNCALSWAFASIYHLETIKCMKGYEPLNASVLYVTNCLKNKNNDVCTEGSNPLVFLETIEEKGFLPTESNYPYDQSKVGDVCPQVQNDWDNVFENTKVLEYNNAPFSVGTKGYIAYESEVFQKDIDSFVKLIKDEIMNKGSVIAYVKAKNVLGYELNGKKVQNLCGDKKPDHAVNIVGYGNYINNKGEKKSYWIVRNSWGKYWGDDGYFKVDMYGPPTCEDNFIHSVVVFNVEVPVNENFDKKEHDIYKSYLKNSPDFYHNIYYKNYNFENYVSPISTWSEVLHNTLYNNNLIWGQETTDPIGEGKLPASEAGHLRGEGKGNSEENQGQRSNANGAISSNQSTGGKITKQGESKDDGVALPVSTDGKPNTSSSVVDTNDQRSLPNPRATSLQPPSVQIPNHEGTSAPGNSRTPSIVSPTAAEKSRKAQIFHVLKHIKNSRIKMGLVKYDNSDNIGGDHVCSRTYAVNPEKQEECVKFCEENWENCKNKPSPGYCLAKLKNTNECFFCYV